A window of Nitrospirota bacterium contains these coding sequences:
- a CDS encoding PilZ domain-containing protein has translation MEDKRAFERFTRRLEVEFSSGEKNYRGISSDLSERGIFIRTHHGLAPGSTLNITIYLPDGKTSRLKGIVRKIVKTDSVIVKNGMGIELTDIDANYMNFVKASTLSDTTQTGKQGEQEFLIVFCISCGTKNKVPKAKLHMGPRCGNCKSGLKIN, from the coding sequence ATGGAAGACAAAAGGGCTTTTGAAAGATTCACAAGAAGGCTTGAGGTCGAGTTCTCCTCGGGAGAGAAAAATTACAGGGGCATATCTTCCGACCTTTCCGAAAGAGGAATATTTATAAGAACCCACCACGGACTTGCACCAGGCAGTACGCTTAACATTACGATTTACCTACCTGACGGAAAGACATCACGACTGAAAGGGATTGTTAGAAAGATAGTGAAGACAGACTCGGTTATCGTTAAAAACGGAATGGGAATCGAGCTCACAGATATAGATGCAAACTACATGAATTTTGTCAAGGCATCCACATTGTCGGATACGACTCAGACAGGCAAGCAGGGTGAGCAAGAGTTCCTGATAGTGTTCTGTATTTCATGCGGGACTAAAAATAAGGTGCCAAAAGCAAAACTCCATATGGGTCCAAGGTGCGGGAACTGCAAAAGTGGCTTAAAGATAAATTAG